In a genomic window of Patagioenas fasciata isolate bPatFas1 chromosome 39, bPatFas1.hap1, whole genome shotgun sequence:
- the ARL2 gene encoding ADP-ribosylation factor-like protein 2 isoform X2 — MGLLTILKKMREKERELRLLVLGLDNAGKTTLLKRLNGEDVGGTAPTLGFNIKTLEHRGFKLNVWDVGGQSSLRSYWRNYFESTDGLVWVVDSSDRQRLQICQRELRGLLGEERLAGATLLVLANKQDLPGALPATDIRQGCSAVTGQNLLGGIDWLLDDIAARICPPD; from the exons ATGGGGCTCCTGACGATCCTGAAGAAGATGCGGGAAAAAGAGCGGGAACTGCGGCTGCTCGTGCT GGGATTGGACAACGCGGGGAAGACGACGCTGCTGAAGCGGCTGAACGGGGAGGACGTGGGCGGCACCGCCCCCACCCTGGGCTTCAACATCAAGACCCTGGAGCACCGCGG GTTCAAGCTGAACGTGTGGGACGTGGGCGGGCAGAGCTCCCTGCGCTCCTATTGGCGGAACTACTTCGAGAGCACGGACGGGCTGGTCTGGGTGGTCGACAGCAGCGATCGGCAgaggctgcagatctgccagaGGGAGCTcagggggctgctgggggaggag CGATTGGCCGGAGCCACCCTGCTGGTGTTGGCCAACAAACAGGACCTGCCGGGAGCCCTTCCGGCCACCGACATCCGGCAG GGCTGTTCCGCCGTCACCGGCCAAAACCTCCTGGGGGGCATCGATTGGCTGCTCGACGACATCGCCGCCCGCATCTGCCCCCCCGActga
- the ARL2 gene encoding ADP-ribosylation factor-like protein 2 isoform X1, protein MGLLTILKKMREKERELRLLVLGLDNAGKTTLLKRLNGEDVGGTAPTLGFNIKTLEHRGFKLNVWDVGGQSSLRSYWRNYFESTDGLVWVVDSSDRQRLQICQRELRGLLGEERLAGATLLVLANKQDLPGALPATDIRQALSLDSIRSHHWCIQGCSAVTGQNLLGGIDWLLDDIAARICPPD, encoded by the exons ATGGGGCTCCTGACGATCCTGAAGAAGATGCGGGAAAAAGAGCGGGAACTGCGGCTGCTCGTGCT GGGATTGGACAACGCGGGGAAGACGACGCTGCTGAAGCGGCTGAACGGGGAGGACGTGGGCGGCACCGCCCCCACCCTGGGCTTCAACATCAAGACCCTGGAGCACCGCGG GTTCAAGCTGAACGTGTGGGACGTGGGCGGGCAGAGCTCCCTGCGCTCCTATTGGCGGAACTACTTCGAGAGCACGGACGGGCTGGTCTGGGTGGTCGACAGCAGCGATCGGCAgaggctgcagatctgccagaGGGAGCTcagggggctgctgggggaggag CGATTGGCCGGAGCCACCCTGCTGGTGTTGGCCAACAAACAGGACCTGCCGGGAGCCCTTCCGGCCACCGACATCCGGCAG gCGCTGTCCCTGGACTCCATCCGCAGCCACCATTGGTGCATCCAGGGCTGTTCCGCCGTCACCGGCCAAAACCTCCTGGGGGGCATCGATTGGCTGCTCGACGACATCGCCGCCCGCATCTGCCCCCCCGActga